The following proteins are encoded in a genomic region of Deltaproteobacteria bacterium:
- a CDS encoding co-chaperone GroES encodes MKIRPLQDRILVKRLQSEEKTASGIIIPDNAKEKPQEAEVIAVGSGKILDDGKVRKPDVKVGDRVLFSKYAGSEVKIDGHEHLILREDDLLGVLV; translated from the coding sequence ATGAAAATCAGGCCCCTTCAGGACCGAATCCTGGTTAAAAGGCTGCAGAGCGAAGAGAAAACCGCCAGCGGCATCATCATCCCTGACAATGCTAAAGAGAAGCCACAAGAGGCGGAAGTGATCGCTGTCGGTTCCGGCAAGATCCTCGACGACGGCAAAGTGCGCAAGCCTGACGTTAAAGTTGGCGACCGCGTACTGTTCAGCAAATACGCTGGTTCCGAAGTCAAGATCGACGGCCACGAGCACCTGATCCTGCGCGAAGACGACCTTCTCGGCGTCCTCGTCTAA